The following are encoded together in the Serratia sp. UGAL515B_01 genome:
- the tnpA gene encoding IS66 family insertion sequence element accessory protein TnpA: protein MFIIRRNKMPNRYTSEFKKHHVEAWWASGLTRRQYCESQGINEGTFKHWPSQSKASHRSNHEPAGNRSTQRS from the coding sequence ATGTTCATCATACGGAGAAATAAAATGCCTAACCGATACACCTCTGAGTTTAAAAAGCACCATGTTGAAGCCTGGTGGGCCAGCGGCCTGACTCGTCGCCAGTACTGTGAATCACAAGGCATCAACGAAGGGACCTTTAAGCACTGGCCTTCTCAGAGTAAGGCCAGCCATCGCTCAAATCATGAGCCTGCTGGAAACCGCTCGACTCAACGGTCTTGA
- the yrIlm gene encoding YrIlm family inverse autotransporter adhesin — protein sequence MRNLFIKKSNNTSPKSRRAKTISTQPYRIRLTAWFTLFFQLFFPLCLSFSPAIAASVNSHSVSSYVATTPYVLSSGENVETVAKKYGLSVDELKKLNQYRTFSKPFVALTVGDEIDVPRKRSPLLVDNHPSLPNENKLAGYAITGGTALANGNTSKSAEQLARSVVTNQFNDSVQQWLNQFGTARVQLGINDNFHLDGSALDVLVPAFDNQQNLLFTQLGLRNKDNRNTLNIGAGFRTLQNQWMYGINAFFDNDMSGNNHRFGLGAEAWTNYFKLSANSYFGLTDWHQSRDFADYNERPANGYDVRAEAYLPAYPQLGGKLMYEQYFGDEVALLGKDSRQKDPRALTVGINYTPFPLLTFGIEHRAGKGGQSDDSLNIQFNYRLGQSWQSHFDSSSVAASRTLSASRHDLVERNNNIVLDYQKQELIRLSLPESMTGEAHSTVTVTAQVTSKYGLDRIEWDSAELVASGGTLVPVSPQTVVITLPAYQKAHGINLYALSAVAYDRQGNMSPRASMQLNVIPGSAVINRGNLTVSRDNAVSNGVATDAVHAIVTDGANNPMPDQTVIFTADNNANVNTIVGKTGPDGIAIAEISSTRAGVSHITASVNDSSQVVSVNFLGDPDNLDPTISSLIAVPTTIIADGTSASTLKLTLKDRNKNLVPGRNVSFTSNLTNVNARAATTNVGPVTDHGDGTYTASLTGTKAGTFDITVLVDGNAFSVAPIQVTMTADNIDTTKSTLTAAPEAIEANGRDTARVTLTLCDSNDNPVTGQSVALATTLGTLGAVTEGPNGVYTATLTAGTVAGVASLTTTVGGTALGVTPATVTLNGNSGDLSPTNSTLTAAPGAIEANGHDTARVTLTLRDSNDNPVSGQSVALATTLGALGAVSEGPNGVYTATLTAGTVAGVASLTTTVGGTALGVTPATVTLNGNSGDLSPTNSTLTAAPGAIEANGHDTARVTLTLRDSNDNPVSGQSVALATTLGTLGAVSEGPNGVYTATLTAGTVAGVASLTTTVGGTALGVTPATVTLNGNSGDLSPTNSTLTAAPGAIEANGHDTARVTLTLRDSNDNPVSGQTVALATTLGTLGPVSEGPNGVYTATLTAGTVAGVASLTTTVGGTALGVTPATVTLNGNSGDLSPTNSTLTAAPGAIEANGHDTARVTLTLRDSNDNPVSGQSVALATTLGTLGAVSEGPNGVYTATLTAGTVAGVASLTTTVGGTALGVTPATVTLNGNSGDLSPTNSTLTAAPGAIEANGRDTARVTLTLRDSNDNPVSGQSVALATTLGTLGAVSEGPNGVYTATLTAGTVAGVASLTTTVGGSALGVTPATVTLNGNSGDLSPTNSTLTAAPGAIEANGRDTARVTLTLRDSNDNPVTGQSVALATTLGTLGPVSEGPNGVYTATLTAGTVAGVASLTTTVGGTALAVTPATVTLNGNSGDLSPTNSTLTAAPGAIEANGRDTARVTLTLRDSNDNPVTGQSVALATTLGTLGPVSEGPNGVYTATLTAGTVAGVASLTTTVGGTALGVTPATVTLNGNSGDLSPTNSTLTAAPGAIEANGRDTARVTLTLRDSNDNPVSGQSVALATTLGTLGPVSEGPNGVYTATLTAGTVAGVASLTTTVGGTALAVTPATVTLNGNSGDLSPTNSTLTAAPGAIEANGRDTARVTLTLRDSNDNPVSGQSVALATTLGTLGPVSEGPNGVYTATLTAGTVAGVASLTTTVGGTALGVTPATVTLNGNSGDLSPTNSTLTAAPGAIEANGHDTARVTLTLRDSNDNPVSGQSVALATTLGTLGAVSEGPNGVYTATLTAGTVAGVASLTTTVGGTALGVTPATVTLNGNSGDLSPTKSTLTAAPGAIEANGHDTARVTLTLRDSNDNPVTGQTVALVTTLGALGAVSEGPNGVYTATLTAGTVAGVASLTTTVGGTALGVTPATVTLNGNSGDLSPTNSTLTAAPGAIEANGHDTARVTLTLRDSNDNPVSGQSVALATTLGALGAVSEGPNGVYTATLTAGTVAGVASLTTTVGGTALGVTPATVTLNGNSGDLSPTKSTLTAAPGAIEANGHDTARVTLTLRDSNDNPVSGQSVALATTLGALGAVSEGPNGVYTATLTAGTVAGVASLTTTVGGTALEVTPATVTLNGNSGDLSPTKSTLTAAPGAIEANGRDTARVTLTLRDSNDNPVTGQSVALATTLGTLGAVSEGPNGVYTATLTAGTVAGVASLTTTVGGTALGVTPATVTINGDSHNLSPSLSSLVATPTSLVVTNNVATTSTLAFTLKDANNNLVRGQAVTFNSSSSSLGTIGSVTEISAGVYRATFTSKVASGTVRVSVNVNSTAFNVTAVDIPITTILNTSPNVLGSPNIPAGYDLVVFSFYNGNWFNNPVVLPATGAKDGNKITITSQAIFDAFVSSANTNLSANLTISTNQTVSFAFDSGKWIRQGDSDR from the coding sequence ATGCGGAACCTTTTTATAAAAAAATCAAATAATACGAGCCCAAAATCAAGAAGAGCCAAAACAATAAGCACTCAGCCTTACAGAATTAGGTTAACTGCATGGTTCACCCTTTTTTTCCAATTATTTTTTCCGCTTTGCCTATCGTTTTCACCAGCCATAGCCGCTTCTGTTAACTCTCATTCAGTTTCCTCCTATGTTGCTACGACGCCTTATGTTTTGAGCAGCGGTGAAAATGTAGAAACGGTGGCTAAGAAATACGGTCTGTCCGTTGATGAACTAAAAAAACTTAACCAGTACCGGACGTTTTCCAAACCTTTTGTCGCATTGACCGTGGGGGATGAAATTGATGTGCCGCGCAAGCGCTCGCCCTTGTTAGTAGATAATCATCCTTCCCTACCAAACGAAAACAAACTGGCTGGTTATGCCATCACCGGGGGAACTGCTCTTGCCAATGGCAACACCAGCAAGTCGGCAGAGCAGTTGGCCCGCTCTGTGGTCACGAACCAATTCAACGATTCCGTACAGCAATGGCTTAACCAATTTGGTACCGCAAGAGTCCAGTTGGGGATTAACGATAATTTTCATCTTGATGGCAGTGCTCTGGATGTTTTGGTTCCTGCGTTTGATAATCAGCAAAACCTGCTGTTTACTCAGTTAGGTCTTCGTAATAAAGACAACCGTAATACACTGAATATCGGTGCGGGATTTCGTACTCTTCAGAATCAATGGATGTATGGTATCAACGCCTTTTTTGATAACGACATGAGCGGTAACAACCACCGTTTTGGCTTGGGTGCAGAAGCCTGGACCAACTACTTCAAGCTATCCGCTAATAGCTATTTCGGCCTGACAGACTGGCATCAGTCCCGTGATTTTGCCGACTACAACGAACGTCCTGCCAACGGTTATGATGTGCGTGCCGAAGCCTATTTACCCGCCTATCCACAACTGGGGGGTAAGTTAATGTATGAACAGTATTTTGGTGATGAGGTGGCGTTATTGGGCAAAGATAGTCGTCAAAAAGATCCGCGTGCGCTTACTGTCGGAATTAATTACACCCCTTTCCCCTTACTGACTTTTGGCATCGAGCATCGGGCTGGGAAAGGTGGGCAATCTGACGACAGCCTGAATATCCAATTTAACTACCGCTTGGGGCAATCCTGGCAATCCCATTTCGACTCATCAAGCGTAGCAGCAAGCCGCACCTTGTCGGCAAGCCGACACGATTTGGTTGAACGCAACAATAACATTGTGCTGGATTATCAAAAACAGGAACTGATCCGTTTATCACTACCTGAATCCATGACCGGTGAAGCGCATTCCACCGTCACGGTGACTGCACAGGTAACCAGCAAATACGGGCTTGATCGAATTGAGTGGGACAGTGCCGAGTTGGTTGCAAGCGGGGGAACCCTAGTACCAGTATCGCCGCAAACAGTGGTTATCACACTACCTGCGTATCAAAAAGCGCACGGCATTAATCTCTATGCCTTGAGTGCTGTAGCTTACGATCGCCAGGGGAATATGTCCCCTCGTGCGTCCATGCAATTAAACGTAATACCAGGGAGTGCAGTGATTAATCGTGGCAATTTGACTGTCAGCCGCGACAATGCTGTAAGCAACGGAGTTGCAACCGACGCGGTGCATGCCATCGTGACAGATGGGGCTAATAACCCCATGCCTGACCAGACAGTAATCTTCACTGCTGATAATAACGCCAACGTGAATACGATCGTAGGAAAGACAGGTCCCGATGGTATAGCAATCGCCGAAATCAGCAGTACCCGGGCCGGTGTCAGCCACATCACTGCCAGCGTAAACGATAGCAGCCAAGTTGTCAGCGTCAATTTCCTTGGCGATCCTGACAACCTGGATCCCACCATTTCGTCGCTCATTGCGGTCCCCACCACCATCATCGCCGATGGGACGAGTGCATCCACCCTGAAACTCACGCTGAAGGACCGGAATAAGAATTTGGTCCCTGGGCGGAACGTGAGCTTTACCAGCAACCTCACCAATGTCAATGCTCGTGCCGCGACCACTAATGTGGGTCCAGTCACCGATCACGGTGACGGTACCTATACCGCGTCGTTGACGGGCACAAAGGCAGGCACGTTCGATATCACGGTTCTGGTGGACGGTAATGCTTTTAGTGTTGCCCCGATTCAGGTCACCATGACCGCCGACAACATTGATACCACCAAGTCCACCCTGACGGCGGCGCCGGAGGCGATCGAGGCCAACGGCCGCGACACCGCCCGGGTGACGCTGACGCTGTGCGACAGCAACGACAACCCGGTCACTGGCCAGAGCGTGGCCTTGGCCACCACGCTCGGCACCCTCGGTGCGGTGACTGAAGGCCCCAACGGGGTGTATACCGCGACGCTGACCGCGGGCACCGTGGCCGGCGTGGCCAGCCTGACCACCACCGTCGGCGGCACTGCGCTGGGGGTCACCCCGGCCACCGTCACCCTGAACGGCAACAGCGGCGACCTCAGCCCCACCAACTCCACCCTGACGGCGGCGCCGGGGGCGATCGAGGCCAACGGCCACGACACCGCCCGGGTGACGCTGACGCTGCGCGACAGCAACGACAACCCGGTCAGCGGCCAGAGCGTGGCCTTGGCCACCACGCTCGGCGCCCTCGGCGCGGTGAGTGAAGGCCCCAACGGGGTGTATACCGCGACGCTGACCGCGGGCACCGTGGCCGGCGTGGCCAGCCTGACCACCACCGTCGGCGGCACTGCGCTGGGGGTCACCCCGGCCACCGTCACCCTGAACGGCAACAGCGGCGACCTCAGCCCCACCAACTCCACCCTGACGGCGGCGCCGGGGGCGATCGAGGCCAACGGCCACGACACCGCCCGGGTGACGCTGACGCTGCGCGACAGCAACGACAACCCGGTCAGCGGCCAGAGCGTGGCCTTGGCCACCACGCTCGGCACCCTCGGCGCGGTGAGTGAAGGCCCCAACGGGGTGTATACCGCGACGCTGACCGCGGGCACCGTGGCCGGCGTGGCCAGCCTGACCACCACCGTCGGCGGTACTGCGCTGGGGGTCACCCCGGCCACCGTCACCCTGAACGGCAACAGCGGCGACCTCAGCCCCACCAACTCCACCCTGACGGCGGCGCCGGGGGCGATCGAGGCCAACGGCCACGACACCGCCCGGGTGACGCTGACGCTGCGCGACAGCAACGACAACCCGGTCAGCGGCCAGACCGTGGCCTTGGCCACCACGCTCGGCACCCTCGGCCCGGTGAGTGAAGGCCCCAACGGGGTGTATACCGCAACGCTGACCGCGGGCACCGTGGCCGGCGTGGCCAGCCTGACCACCACCGTCGGCGGCACTGCGCTGGGGGTCACCCCGGCCACCGTCACCCTGAACGGCAACAGCGGCGACCTCAGCCCCACCAACTCCACCCTGACGGCGGCGCCGGGGGCGATCGAGGCCAACGGCCACGACACCGCCCGGGTGACGCTGACGCTGCGCGACAGCAACGACAACCCGGTCAGCGGCCAGAGCGTGGCCTTGGCCACCACGCTCGGCACCCTCGGCGCGGTGAGTGAAGGCCCCAACGGGGTGTATACCGCGACGCTGACCGCGGGCACCGTGGCCGGCGTGGCCAGCCTGACCACCACCGTCGGCGGCACTGCGCTGGGGGTCACCCCGGCCACCGTCACCCTGAACGGCAACAGCGGCGACCTGAGCCCCACCAACTCCACCCTGACGGCGGCGCCGGGGGCGATCGAGGCCAACGGCCGCGACACCGCCCGGGTAACGCTGACGCTGCGCGACAGCAACGACAACCCGGTCAGTGGCCAGAGCGTGGCCCTGGCCACCACGCTCGGCACCCTCGGCGCGGTGAGTGAAGGCCCCAACGGGGTGTATACCGCGACGCTGACCGCGGGCACCGTGGCCGGCGTCGCCAGCCTGACCACCACCGTCGGCGGCTCTGCGCTGGGGGTCACCCCGGCCACCGTCACCCTGAACGGCAACAGCGGCGACCTCAGCCCCACCAACTCCACCCTGACGGCGGCGCCGGGGGCGATCGAGGCCAACGGCCGCGACACCGCCCGGGTGACGCTGACGCTGCGCGACAGCAACGACAACCCGGTCACTGGCCAGAGCGTGGCCTTGGCCACCACGCTCGGCACCCTCGGCCCGGTGAGTGAAGGCCCCAACGGGGTGTATACCGCGACGCTGACCGCGGGCACCGTGGCCGGCGTCGCCAGCCTGACCACCACCGTGGGTGGCACTGCGCTGGCGGTCACCCCGGCCACCGTCACCCTGAACGGCAACAGCGGCGACCTCAGCCCCACCAACTCCACCCTGACGGCGGCGCCGGGGGCGATCGAGGCCAACGGCCGCGACACCGCCCGAGTAACGCTGACGCTGCGCGACAGCAACGACAACCCGGTCACTGGCCAGAGCGTGGCCTTGGCCACCACGCTCGGCACCCTCGGCCCGGTGAGTGAAGGCCCCAACGGGGTGTATACCGCAACGCTGACCGCGGGCACCGTGGCCGGCGTGGCCAGCCTGACCACCACCGTCGGCGGCACTGCGCTGGGGGTCACCCCGGCCACCGTCACCCTGAACGGCAACAGCGGCGACCTGAGCCCCACCAACTCCACCCTGACGGCGGCGCCGGGGGCGATCGAGGCCAACGGCCGCGACACCGCCCGAGTGACGCTGACGCTGCGCGACAGCAACGACAACCCGGTCAGCGGCCAGAGCGTGGCCTTGGCCACCACGCTCGGCACCCTCGGCCCGGTGAGTGAAGGCCCCAACGGGGTGTATACCGCAACGCTGACCGCGGGCACCGTGGCCGGCGTGGCCAGCCTGACCACCACCGTGGGTGGCACTGCGCTGGCGGTCACCCCGGCCACCGTCACCCTGAACGGCAACAGCGGCGACCTCAGCCCCACCAACTCCACCCTGACGGCGGCGCCGGGGGCGATCGAGGCCAACGGCCGCGACACCGCCCGAGTAACGCTGACGCTGCGCGACAGCAACGACAACCCGGTCAGCGGCCAGAGCGTGGCCTTGGCCACCACGCTCGGCACCCTCGGCCCGGTGAGTGAAGGCCCCAACGGGGTGTATACCGCGACGCTGACCGCGGGCACCGTGGCCGGCGTCGCCAGCCTGACCACCACCGTCGGCGGCACTGCGCTGGGGGTCACCCCGGCCACCGTCACCCTGAACGGCAACAGCGGCGACCTCAGCCCCACCAACTCCACCCTGACGGCGGCGCCGGGGGCGATCGAGGCCAACGGCCACGACACCGCCCGAGTGACGCTGACGCTGCGCGACAGCAACGACAACCCGGTCAGCGGCCAGAGCGTGGCCTTGGCCACCACGCTCGGCACCCTCGGCGCGGTGAGTGAAGGCCCCAACGGGGTGTATACCGCGACGCTGACCGCGGGCACCGTGGCCGGCGTGGCCAGCCTGACCACCACCGTGGGCGGCACTGCGCTGGGGGTCACCCCGGCCACCGTCACCCTGAACGGCAACAGCGGCGACCTCAGCCCCACCAAGTCCACCCTGACGGCGGCACCGGGGGCGATCGAGGCCAACGGCCACGACACCGCCCGGGTGACGCTGACGCTGCGCGACAGCAACGACAACCCGGTCACTGGCCAGACCGTGGCCTTGGTCACCACGCTCGGCGCTCTCGGCGCGGTGAGTGAAGGCCCCAACGGGGTGTATACCGCAACGCTGACCGCGGGCACCGTGGCCGGCGTGGCCAGCCTGACCACCACCGTCGGCGGCACTGCGCTGGGGGTCACCCCGGCCACCGTCACCCTGAACGGCAACAGCGGCGACCTCAGCCCCACCAACTCCACCCTGACGGCGGCGCCGGGGGCGATCGAGGCCAACGGCCACGACACCGCCCGGGTGACGCTGACGCTGCGCGACAGCAACGACAACCCGGTCAGCGGCCAGAGCGTGGCCTTGGCCACCACGCTCGGCGCCCTCGGCGCGGTGAGTGAAGGCCCCAACGGGGTGTATACCGCGACGCTGACCGCGGGCACCGTGGCCGGCGTGGCCAGCCTGACCACCACCGTCGGCGGCACTGCGCTGGGGGTCACCCCGGCCACCGTCACCCTGAACGGCAACAGCGGCGACCTCAGCCCCACCAAGTCCACCCTGACGGCGGCGCCGGGGGCGATCGAGGCCAACGGCCACGACACCGCCCGGGTGACGCTGACGCTGCGCGACAGCAACGACAACCCGGTCAGCGGCCAGAGCGTGGCCTTGGCCACCACGCTCGGCGCCCTCGGCGCGGTGAGTGAAGGCCCCAACGGGGTGTATACCGCGACGCTGACCGCGGGCACCGTGGCCGGCGTGGCCAGCCTTACCACCACCGTCGGCGGCACTGCGCTGGAGGTCACCCCGGCCACCGTCACCCTGAACGGCAACAGCGGCGACCTCAGCCCCACCAAGTCCACCCTGACGGCGGCGCCGGGGGCGATCGAGGCCAACGGCCGCGACACCGCCCGGGTAACGCTGACGCTGCGCGACAGCAACGACAACCCGGTCACTGGCCAGAGCGTGGCCTTGGCCACCACGCTCGGCACCCTCGGCGCGGTGAGTGAAGGCCCCAACGGGGTGTATACCGCGACGCTGACCGCGGGCACCGTGGCCGGCGTGGCCAGCCTGACCACCACCGTCGGCGGCACTGCGCTGGGGGTCACGCCAGCGACAGTAACCATCAACGGTGACAGCCACAACCTGAGCCCTTCTTTATCAAGCCTAGTTGCAACTCCAACCAGCTTAGTGGTGACTAATAACGTCGCTACCACGTCAACGCTAGCCTTTACCCTTAAAGATGCCAACAACAACTTGGTTAGAGGACAGGCTGTAACCTTTAATAGTTCCTCCAGCTCATTAGGCACTATAGGTTCAGTAACAGAAATAAGTGCTGGTGTATATCGCGCTACATTTACTTCTAAAGTTGCATCAGGAACCGTGAGAGTGAGTGTGAATGTAAATTCGACGGCATTTAATGTAACGGCTGTAGACATACCAATAACGACGATATTAAATACTTCACCTAACGTTCTGGGTAGTCCTAATATTCCTGCTGGATACGATCTGGTCGTGTTTAGTTTTTATAATGGAAACTGGTTCAATAACCCGGTAGTTTTACCAGCAACTGGAGCGAAAGATGGTAATAAAATCACAATTACTTCACAGGCCATCTTTGATGCTTTCGTGTCAAGCGCTAATACAAATCTTTCTGCCAACCTGACGATATCTACGAATCAAACTGTTAGCTTTGCTTTCGATTCGGGTAAGTGGATAAGGCAAGGGGATTCAGACAGATGA
- a CDS encoding DUF6862 domain-containing protein has product MENNYLNASDKIRQQQLETTLANGTITDSEVKDLANLTQKDLTSDANLKDACANGASAGCIHELKLAQAAKESYQGYAEYQTYYDLRDQFPEEMAKFGDLIGDYSRDLLKLVDQGYTPEQAKAKMSQDAAYSAKYQQALEDVPGWAKIAITIQDTVGIVYGAKAAGVSLEKLAANGATSATKSTGQGTTGSLTGSQTKLPPNATPENIRSLVRENESAKILSENGFHVEQNPFTSGIKNPDYKINGEIFDNYAPSSGNIRNIWREVKKKVEKGQTNSVVINLADTKASVSDLQKQFSDWPVKGLNKIIVIDQSGKPIRIK; this is encoded by the coding sequence GTGGAGAATAACTATCTCAACGCCAGCGATAAGATCCGCCAACAGCAACTGGAAACCACACTGGCCAATGGCACGATTACCGACAGTGAAGTGAAAGATCTGGCTAACCTGACACAAAAGGATCTTACCAGTGACGCGAATCTGAAGGATGCCTGTGCTAATGGAGCCAGTGCGGGATGTATCCATGAACTGAAGCTGGCACAGGCAGCTAAAGAAAGCTATCAGGGTTATGCGGAATACCAGACCTATTACGACTTACGCGACCAGTTCCCGGAGGAAATGGCGAAATTCGGTGATTTAATCGGGGACTACTCGCGTGATCTGCTCAAGCTGGTAGATCAGGGTTATACGCCTGAACAGGCCAAGGCCAAGATGTCTCAGGATGCGGCCTACTCTGCAAAATATCAGCAAGCTTTGGAGGATGTTCCCGGCTGGGCCAAGATAGCGATCACCATCCAGGATACGGTGGGAATAGTTTACGGTGCCAAGGCAGCGGGTGTCAGTCTGGAAAAATTGGCTGCGAATGGGGCAACTAGCGCAACCAAGAGTACAGGCCAAGGAACAACGGGGTCTTTAACAGGTTCACAAACTAAATTACCCCCTAATGCAACACCTGAGAATATACGTTCTTTGGTAAGAGAAAATGAAAGTGCAAAAATACTCTCGGAGAATGGTTTTCACGTTGAACAAAACCCATTCACATCGGGAATAAAGAACCCTGATTATAAAATTAATGGTGAAATTTTCGATAACTATGCTCCAAGCTCTGGAAATATTAGAAATATATGGAGAGAAGTAAAGAAAAAGGTAGAAAAAGGGCAAACAAATAGTGTTGTTATTAACCTAGCGGATACAAAGGCAAGTGTTAGTGATCTACAGAAACAATTTAGTGATTGGCCTGTTAAAGGATTGAATAAAATTATTGTTATAGATCAATCGGGTAAACCGATAAGAATCAAGTAG
- a CDS encoding IS3 family transposase (programmed frameshift) has product MTQPKQTKRRFSPEFKLEAIEQVVKYQRSTIEVARALELDPSQLRKWIRQHKEEVSGVTPDNPALTPEQREIQSLRAQIKRLEMEKEIPKAGSRVDERAPHQIFALITRLKTKWSVVELCRLLKVTRSVYYASLNSRVDVKRLQLRAQVRKLHQQSRGAAGSRTLSLLMRQSGYNVGRWLARRLMQECGLASRQPGKPRYRGERETSLASPDLLKRQFKPSEPNRVWSGDISYIKVNGGWCYLALVIDLYSRRIVGSAISSSPDAELVCRALRNALETRPKEKRLLFHSDQGGQYRSKKYRQLLWRNGVMQSMSRRGNCLDNSPMERVFRSLKSEWLPVGGYMDIHHAVRDIGEWIQSYYNTVRPHRHNGGLPPCEYEEQWKKATKVS; this is encoded by the exons ATGACTCAACCTAAACAGACCAAACGCCGTTTTTCTCCTGAATTCAAACTGGAAGCTATTGAGCAGGTCGTTAAGTATCAGCGGTCAACCATCGAGGTTGCACGCGCTCTGGAGTTGGACCCCAGCCAATTGCGTAAATGGATACGCCAGCACAAAGAAGAAGTCAGCGGGGTGACGCCGGACAATCCTGCACTGACACCAGAGCAACGTGAAATCCAGTCGCTCAGAGCGCAGATTAAACGGCTAGAAATGGAAAAAGAAATAC CTAAAGCAGGCAGCCGTGTTGATGAGCGAGCTCCCCATCAAATCTTTGCGTTAATCACACGGCTGAAAACAAAATGGTCGGTGGTCGAATTGTGCCGCCTGCTCAAAGTAACGCGCAGTGTTTACTATGCCTCGCTGAATTCGCGGGTTGATGTAAAACGTCTGCAACTGCGTGCTCAGGTGCGGAAATTGCATCAACAGAGCCGGGGAGCAGCCGGCAGCAGAACACTGAGTCTGCTGATGCGTCAGTCGGGTTATAACGTGGGGCGCTGGCTGGCCCGCAGGCTGATGCAGGAATGTGGTCTGGCGAGTCGCCAACCCGGCAAGCCTCGTTACCGTGGTGAACGGGAGACGTCACTGGCATCGCCAGACTTACTGAAAAGGCAGTTTAAGCCGTCGGAGCCCAATCGTGTGTGGAGTGGAGATATCAGCTATATCAAAGTCAATGGTGGCTGGTGCTACCTGGCACTGGTGATTGACCTTTACTCCCGTCGGATAGTGGGCAGTGCCATATCGTCATCCCCGGATGCCGAGCTGGTGTGTCGAGCCCTGCGTAATGCACTGGAGACGCGACCAAAGGAAAAGAGGCTGCTGTTTCATTCGGATCAGGGAGGGCAGTACAGGAGTAAGAAATACAGGCAGTTACTGTGGAGGAACGGAGTGATGCAGAGTATGAGCCGCAGGGGTAACTGCCTGGATAACTCACCAATGGAAAGAGTGTTCCGAAGCCTGAAAAGTGAATGGCTGCCTGTCGGGGGTTATATGGATATCCATCATGCGGTACGAGATATCGGTGAATGGATACAAAGTTATTACAACACGGTACGCCCCCATCGGCACAATGGTGGATTACCGCCCTGTGAATACGAAGAGCAGTGGAAAAAGGCTACGAAGGTGTCCTGA